One segment of Ziziphus jujuba cultivar Dongzao chromosome 12, ASM3175591v1 DNA contains the following:
- the LOC107428438 gene encoding cytochrome P450 71B37-like, which translates to MAFHTLFLLPLLLILSLLFLMKKKIKLPQRKNTTILPPSPPKLPIIGNLHQLGEVSHQSLSKLSKKYGPVMLLHLGGIPTVIISSVEAAKMVLKVHDLNCCSRPSPAGPRRLTYNFQDVAFAPYGEYWRQMRKVCVLELFSVRRVQSYRFIREEEVESLMNFISKSSTSSTPVNLTEKLFALTASVIFKIAFGKTFQGSDFDNHRFHEVVTETEAMMGSCLASECIPYVGWIIDRLTGLHQRLERVFKELDHFFQQVIDDHKSSERKKQDHDDFIDVLLKIIKEQSGFGAAMLSEVNIKAVLLNVFLGGVDTGVITMIWAMAELVKKPKVMKKAQDEVRSVIGDKGKVSDGDTDQLQYLKMIIKEILRLHPPAPLLVPRETMSHFKINGYDILPKMLVQVNVWGIGRDPEYWENPEEFIPERFADGSIDFKGQDFELLPFGSGRRICPGIYMATTLVELGLANLLYRFDWKLPDGMKEEDINMEEQTGLSITISKKTDLQLVPVKLY; encoded by the exons ATGGCGTTCCATACCCTTTTTTTGCTTCCTCTTCTTTTAATTCTTTCACTACTATTtctcatgaaaaagaaaataaaacttccTCAGAGAAAAAACACTACAATTCTTCCACCAAGCCCACCAAAGCTTCCTATTATAGGCAATTTGCACCAACTTGGTGAGGTATCCCACCAATCTTTGTCTAAGCTTTCCAAAAAATATGGCCCTGTCATGCTTCTTCATCTTGGTGGTATTCCAACCGTGATCATATCGTCCGTGGAGGCTGCGAAAATGGTCTTGAAAGTTCATGATCTAAACTGTTGCAGCAGACCTTCACCGGCCGGTCCTCGAAGACTTACTTATAATTTTCAAGATGTTGCTTTCGCTCCTTATGGAGAATATTGGAGACAAATGAGGAAAGTCTGTGTTCTGGAGCTGTTTAGCGTGAGAAGGGTTCAATCATATCGTTTTATTAGGGAAGAAGAAGTTGAATCTTTGATGAATTTCATATCAAAATCTTCTACTTCTTCAACTCCTGTTAATCTAACTGAGAAGCTCTTTGCCTTGACTGCTAGTGTGATTTTCAAAattgcttttggaaaaactttcCAAGGAAGTGATTTTGACAATCATAGGTTTCACGAAGTTGTTACTGAAACTGAGGCTATGATGGGAAGCTGTCTTGCTTCTGAGTGTATTCCATATGTCGGATGGATTATAGATAGACTCACAGGCTTGCATCAAAGGCTTGAAAGAGTATTCAAAGAGTTGGATCATTTCTTTCAACAGGTCATTGATGATCATAAAAGTTCTGAGAGAAAAAAACAAGATCATGATGACTTTATTGATGTGCTtctgaaaataattaaagagcAATCTGGATTTGGTGCTGCTATGCTCTCTGAAGTCAATATCAAAGCAGTCCTCTTG AATGTGTTTTTAGGTGGAGTAGACACTGGTGTAATAACCATGATATGGGCAATGGCGGAGCTGGTTAAGAAACCAAAAGTAATGAAGAAGGCACAAGATGAAGTTAGGAGTGTGATTGGAGATAAAGGAAAAGTAAGTGACGGTGACACTGACCAACTTCAGTACCTCAAGatgataataaaagaaattttaagaTTGCATCCACCAGCTCCTTTGCTAGTTCCGAGAGAAACCATGTCCCACTTCAAGATTAATGGCTACGATATTCTCCCGAAAATGTTAGTCCAAGTTAACGTATGGGGAATAGGACGAGACCCCGAGTACTGGGAAAATCCAGAAGAATTCATCCCGGAAAGGTTCGCTGATGGTTCCATTGATTTCAAAGGGCAAGACTTTGAGCTCTTGCCCTTTGGATCGGGTCGTAGGATTTGTCCTGGCATATATATGGCTACAACTTTGGTGGAGCTTGGACTAGCAAATCTGCTATACCGGTTTGATTGGAAATTGCCTGATGGAATGAAAGAGGAAGATATAAACATGGAAGAGCAAACTGGTCTTTCTATTACAATCTCAAAGAAAACTGATCTCCAACTTGTCCCAGTCAAGCTCTATTAG